The proteins below come from a single Fastidiosipila sp. genomic window:
- a CDS encoding molybdopterin-dependent oxidoreductase has product MDSEHSSQLTTYTSGNDSKIGQSFPIRDAVLKVKGELQYVGDMTVARMLHAKVLFSPKPHARIVDIDTSEAEKLPGVRAVVTHKNTPAVRFNPCGEDINIFHDQRVFDDKVRYVGDRVAAVAADSEKIAEQAVRLIKVTYEDLPFYTDPRQASEPEAVAIHPDGNLLQEVIMQAGNPDKAFAEADYVFTNTYHVPPIHHGAIEPHAALAVPDARGKVTVYTPTQDVFGVRKNLCRIFNLPMSRVRVASPAMGGGFGGKIDAVLEPVVMALAIATGRPVRLVFKRSEMIPSTRTRHEMYLTATTGVNKDGMIVGHELDLISNAGAYAAGAMSVVWALGGKVFKNYCTPHIRFRALPVYTNSPVGGAMRGYGSPQRCFAQQRQMNTIAKKLGISVIDLQLKNLVTPSSVDARDGQSHGEARPTDCVTMGAETFDWKARWEKQEADRRNKHETVRRGIGMAVAVHGNGLFGIMPDTNGVILKMNEDGTVHMLTGASDMGNGVVSVQAQFVAEILGLSLDEIEAIQADTDVTLWDLGDYSSRGTFVCGQAAIKAAEAVKEEVLLYASEMLELDVQQLILKESSVVSREDEGQRVTLAQVAQYAHDHHETDICHAKTFASNALALSYAAHFCEVEVDTRTGHCRVIDYLAVHDLGREINPMGLEGQIEGAIQMGLGYALSETLDVDPQTGRSRNSTLRKYRMPTATQMPPIRILTVGQPEESGPFGAKSVGECSTVPVAPAIANAISNALDCEFDELPIHPETVLRKIGGKNDIT; this is encoded by the coding sequence ATGGATAGTGAACATTCATCTCAATTAACAACTTATACATCCGGAAATGATAGCAAAATCGGGCAATCATTCCCGATTCGCGATGCGGTACTCAAGGTCAAAGGCGAATTGCAATACGTGGGAGACATGACAGTTGCCCGCATGCTGCATGCGAAAGTCCTGTTCAGCCCCAAACCTCATGCGCGGATCGTTGATATCGATACGTCTGAGGCTGAAAAACTTCCAGGCGTGCGTGCTGTTGTGACCCACAAGAATACGCCGGCAGTGCGGTTCAATCCATGTGGTGAGGATATCAATATATTCCATGATCAGCGGGTTTTCGATGACAAGGTCCGTTATGTCGGGGATCGCGTGGCAGCCGTGGCGGCCGATTCGGAGAAGATTGCCGAACAGGCTGTCCGTTTGATCAAGGTCACCTACGAGGATTTGCCATTCTACACAGATCCGCGCCAGGCTTCTGAACCGGAGGCTGTCGCCATTCATCCTGACGGCAACCTGTTGCAGGAAGTCATAATGCAGGCCGGAAACCCCGATAAAGCCTTTGCTGAAGCCGACTATGTGTTCACAAATACCTATCATGTACCACCGATCCATCACGGAGCCATCGAACCTCATGCTGCATTGGCGGTACCGGATGCCCGGGGCAAGGTAACCGTCTATACGCCAACCCAGGATGTGTTCGGTGTTCGAAAAAACCTTTGCCGAATCTTCAATCTTCCCATGAGCCGTGTCCGGGTGGCCAGCCCTGCCATGGGTGGCGGTTTTGGAGGGAAGATTGACGCTGTACTTGAGCCTGTCGTCATGGCGCTGGCGATCGCCACCGGCAGACCAGTCAGGCTTGTGTTCAAACGGAGCGAAATGATACCCTCGACCCGGACCAGGCACGAAATGTATTTGACAGCCACTACCGGAGTGAACAAGGATGGGATGATCGTCGGTCACGAACTTGACCTTATTTCTAACGCAGGTGCCTATGCCGCGGGAGCCATGAGTGTGGTATGGGCGCTTGGAGGGAAAGTTTTTAAAAATTACTGTACACCCCATATCCGTTTCCGCGCGCTTCCCGTTTACACAAACAGCCCGGTTGGCGGTGCCATGAGGGGATATGGGTCGCCACAGCGTTGTTTCGCTCAACAACGTCAAATGAACACCATAGCCAAAAAACTTGGCATTTCCGTGATCGATCTGCAACTCAAGAACCTGGTTACGCCGTCGTCAGTGGATGCGAGGGATGGACAATCCCATGGGGAGGCGCGCCCTACCGACTGTGTGACCATGGGGGCGGAAACCTTTGATTGGAAAGCCAGATGGGAAAAACAAGAAGCGGATAGAAGAAACAAACATGAAACCGTGCGCCGCGGCATCGGCATGGCTGTGGCCGTCCATGGCAACGGTCTTTTTGGCATCATGCCCGACACGAATGGTGTCATATTAAAGATGAATGAAGATGGAACCGTTCATATGCTGACAGGCGCCAGCGATATGGGAAACGGCGTTGTATCGGTTCAAGCACAATTTGTTGCTGAAATTCTGGGCTTGTCTTTGGACGAAATTGAAGCCATCCAGGCCGACACGGACGTGACACTTTGGGATCTTGGTGATTATTCAAGTCGCGGTACCTTTGTCTGCGGGCAGGCAGCCATTAAGGCGGCTGAAGCCGTAAAGGAGGAGGTATTGCTCTATGCCTCCGAAATGCTGGAGCTGGACGTTCAACAACTGATCCTGAAAGAGAGTTCGGTCGTGTCCAGGGAGGATGAGGGGCAAAGGGTCACACTGGCACAAGTGGCGCAATACGCACATGATCATCATGAAACCGATATTTGCCATGCCAAGACCTTCGCCTCGAACGCTTTGGCCTTGTCATATGCAGCCCATTTTTGCGAAGTGGAGGTCGATACAAGAACAGGCCATTGCCGCGTGATAGATTATTTGGCGGTTCACGACCTGGGGCGTGAAATCAATCCAATGGGCTTGGAAGGCCAGATTGAAGGTGCCATTCAGATGGGACTCGGTTATGCCTTATCTGAGACACTCGACGTGGATCCCCAAACAGGGAGAAGCAGGAACAGCACCTTGCGAAAATATCGTATGCCGACAGCGACACAGATGCCTCCGATTCGGATTCTTACGGTCGGCCAACCAGAGGAAAGCGGCCCATTTGGAGCAAAAAGTGTCGGCGAGTGTTCAACAGTACCGGTTGCACCGGCCATCGCGAACGCCATATCCAATGCGCTCGATTGTGAGTTCGATGAGCTGCCGATTCATCCTGAGACGGTCCTGAGAAAAATCGGCGGGAAGAATGACATCACTTGA
- a CDS encoding (2Fe-2S)-binding protein, with the protein MENRYVKEHPILAWEFDEQLTIYFEDKPLVGWKGQTIGAILLAHGIRYYRETQRLHEPRGIFCGIGQCSDCYMIVDGQPNVKVCTKLACDNMHVQRQIGTAQAMLRPDKSVSGEDETE; encoded by the coding sequence ATGGAAAACCGTTATGTGAAGGAACATCCGATCTTGGCTTGGGAATTCGATGAACAGCTGACCATCTATTTTGAGGACAAGCCTCTGGTGGGGTGGAAAGGTCAGACAATTGGCGCGATCTTGTTGGCCCACGGGATCCGCTACTACCGTGAAACACAGCGGCTTCACGAACCCCGCGGCATTTTCTGTGGAATCGGCCAGTGTTCAGACTGCTATATGATCGTTGATGGTCAGCCGAATGTGAAAGTCTGTACAAAGCTTGCCTGTGACAACATGCATGTGCAGCGTCAGATTGGAACTGCTCAGGCAATGCTGAGACCAGACAAATCGGTTTCCGGAGAGGATGAAACAGAATGA
- a CDS encoding ABC transporter ATP-binding protein: MVKDMICFDDVSYCYSRTKRWVLRKINLSIKQGEFIAVMGANGSGKSTLCQCINGIIPHSLSGTLRGKVTVAGLDTQETTVAELSRHVGVVLEDPETQIFTHSIEEETAFGPENLQLPAAEIKERIEWALNVVGLWHRVKDSPLALSGGQKQRLIIATALVMQPEILVLDEPTSQLDPIGTREVFEVIYKIRGMHSMTIVMATHKSEEIAEYADKICVINNGRIVAFDSPHVIFEQFDLLKDNWIRPPQVSELSRRMSEKGLPMSRHPIILDEAEQAIYQLFKNKETFS, translated from the coding sequence GTGGTGAAGGATATGATTTGCTTTGATGATGTTTCTTATTGCTACAGCCGGACAAAGCGCTGGGTACTAAGGAAAATTAACCTATCGATTAAACAGGGTGAATTTATTGCGGTGATGGGGGCAAACGGTTCAGGTAAATCCACTCTCTGCCAGTGCATTAATGGGATTATTCCGCACTCGCTTTCTGGAACACTGCGCGGGAAAGTGACAGTTGCCGGACTGGATACGCAGGAAACGACAGTTGCTGAATTGTCGCGCCATGTCGGTGTGGTGCTGGAAGACCCGGAGACGCAGATATTTACCCACAGCATTGAGGAAGAAACAGCCTTTGGTCCGGAGAACCTGCAGCTTCCCGCTGCTGAAATCAAGGAACGTATTGAATGGGCTCTTAACGTTGTGGGCCTGTGGCATCGTGTCAAAGATTCACCTCTGGCTCTTTCGGGCGGCCAAAAACAAAGATTGATTATTGCCACAGCGCTCGTTATGCAGCCGGAAATACTGGTGCTCGATGAACCGACATCTCAATTGGATCCGATTGGAACACGAGAAGTATTTGAGGTGATCTACAAAATTCGTGGTATGCATTCCATGACCATTGTCATGGCGACGCACAAGAGCGAGGAAATCGCTGAGTACGCGGACAAAATCTGCGTGATTAATAACGGCCGTATTGTCGCCTTTGACTCACCGCATGTAATTTTCGAACAGTTCGACCTGCTAAAGGACAATTGGATCAGGCCGCCTCAGGTGTCGGAATTGTCCAGACGAATGAGCGAAAAAGGGTTGCCTATGTCACGGCATCCCATCATACTGGATGAAGCGGAACAAGCTATCTATCAGTTGTTTAAGAATAAGGAGACCTTCTCGTGA
- the fhcD gene encoding formylmethanofuran--tetrahydromethanopterin N-formyltransferase: MKINGVEIENTFAEGFHMVGTRFLVTADSLEWAREAGRKATGFATSVVACGCEADIESEIEAGPDGRPGVSIVILSLTRQMLEEQTIARVGQCVLTCPTTACFNGTMGGQPIKVGSSLRYFGDGHQMSKLLFGRRFWRIPVMDGEFLVEESFGSFENATDGNLILLGRSREAALKAAECAVAAMRSSGRVILPFPGGIVRSGSKVGSRYKNLRASTNHLFCPSLAYLTDSEIGAEVNCCYEIVLCGEHENDVRRAMKAGIEAAAIDGIVRITAGNYGGNLGKVRIPLWELFS; this comes from the coding sequence ATGAAGATTAACGGTGTTGAGATTGAAAATACGTTTGCCGAAGGCTTCCATATGGTGGGAACGCGTTTCCTGGTTACTGCAGACAGCCTGGAGTGGGCCAGGGAGGCCGGAAGGAAGGCAACCGGTTTCGCCACTTCGGTAGTCGCCTGTGGTTGTGAAGCGGATATTGAATCGGAAATCGAAGCGGGCCCGGATGGACGTCCCGGCGTATCGATTGTGATCTTGTCTCTCACACGACAGATGCTGGAAGAGCAGACGATCGCTCGGGTGGGCCAATGTGTGCTCACCTGTCCGACGACCGCATGCTTTAACGGAACCATGGGCGGCCAGCCCATTAAGGTGGGAAGCAGCTTACGTTACTTTGGAGATGGACACCAGATGTCAAAGTTGCTATTTGGCCGCAGGTTCTGGCGTATCCCTGTTATGGACGGCGAATTCCTGGTTGAAGAATCGTTCGGATCTTTTGAAAATGCAACCGACGGCAACTTGATTCTTCTGGGGCGGTCACGCGAGGCTGCTTTGAAGGCTGCGGAATGCGCTGTAGCCGCCATGCGCTCCAGCGGGCGTGTTATTTTGCCGTTCCCTGGCGGTATTGTGCGTTCGGGAAGCAAAGTGGGATCCAGGTATAAAAATCTTCGTGCTTCGACGAATCATCTCTTCTGTCCGTCATTAGCTTATTTGACTGATTCAGAAATCGGGGCGGAAGTGAATTGCTGCTATGAAATTGTCCTTTGCGGTGAACACGAGAACGATGTCAGACGTGCGATGAAAGCTGGAATTGAAGCCGCTGCCATCGATGGTATTGTCCGGATCACAGCCGGCAATTATGGGGGTAACCTTGGAAAAGTCCGCATTCCCTTGTGGGAACTCTTCTCATGA
- a CDS encoding ATP-binding cassette domain-containing protein — protein MSETVLKIDHLSYTYASGVEALKDVSLDIKRGEFVAIIGQNGSGKSTLLKNITGLLRPTSGKVFINGEDNKDMSVAEISHEIGFVLQNPDNQLFESTVKDEILYALKNAKIPSDEADERVNKAAEAVGVSDKFEEYPPALSKGDRAKVVIASVLAMNPPILILDEPTSGQDYRGCYQIMDIARRLHEEGRTIIYVTHQMPLVAEYADRTIVLSEAELMLDMATEEVFVKEEELAKTNILPPQITQLANRLRAKMKNLPQTTTVGQLCDYLVESY, from the coding sequence GTGAGTGAAACAGTTCTGAAGATTGATCATCTGTCATATACCTACGCCAGCGGTGTGGAGGCTCTGAAAGATGTCAGCCTGGACATCAAGCGCGGCGAATTTGTTGCCATCATCGGACAGAACGGTTCGGGAAAATCCACCCTCCTGAAAAATATCACAGGCCTGCTACGCCCGACGAGCGGGAAGGTCTTTATTAACGGCGAGGATAACAAGGACATGTCTGTTGCGGAGATTTCGCACGAGATTGGTTTCGTGCTGCAAAATCCGGATAACCAGCTTTTCGAGTCGACTGTCAAGGACGAAATCCTGTACGCCTTAAAGAATGCAAAGATACCATCGGATGAAGCTGACGAACGGGTTAATAAGGCAGCGGAAGCTGTCGGAGTGTCAGACAAATTTGAAGAATATCCTCCTGCACTCAGCAAGGGTGATCGTGCCAAGGTTGTCATTGCATCCGTTCTGGCCATGAATCCTCCAATTTTGATCCTGGACGAACCGACCAGCGGTCAGGATTACAGGGGCTGCTATCAGATCATGGATATTGCAAGGCGCCTTCACGAAGAGGGACGTACGATCATTTACGTGACCCACCAGATGCCCTTGGTCGCTGAGTATGCCGATAGAACGATCGTTCTGAGCGAAGCAGAGCTTATGTTGGATATGGCGACAGAAGAAGTATTTGTGAAGGAAGAGGAGCTTGCAAAGACAAATATTTTGCCTCCTCAGATCACTCAACTGGCCAACCGTCTCCGGGCAAAAATGAAAAATTTGCCGCAAACGACAACAGTGGGTCAGTTATGTGATTATTTGGTTGAAAGTTACTAG
- a CDS encoding energy-coupling factor transporter transmembrane protein EcfT, with the protein MTEAKESFLTRMDPRIKLLSVLMLTVTVFMVTNLYLVIAFLVTFLALWFAARLPGKYLTGYLKFLSFLIVFIIVLQMIFYPDAERNLLGIFKLNGLIYGIVLGIRLCSLILLMPMLTMTTPLNRLALGMTRMGLPYKAAYIMTTTMNMVPMFQSEIRSIQEAQKMRGMTAFEHKNVIVKAKAYPALVTPLVIGGMRRAQQMGIAMDSRAFGAFKKKTYVSEIRTKPTDWVALLLVCLYCAAIITANYYF; encoded by the coding sequence ATGACCGAAGCAAAAGAGAGTTTCTTGACGAGAATGGATCCGAGAATCAAATTACTCAGTGTTTTGATGCTGACTGTGACTGTATTTATGGTCACCAACCTTTATTTGGTAATCGCATTTCTCGTGACTTTTTTGGCCCTGTGGTTTGCTGCCCGGCTTCCGGGGAAATACCTGACGGGGTACCTGAAATTTTTGTCCTTTCTTATCGTATTCATCATTGTGCTGCAAATGATCTTTTACCCTGATGCGGAACGCAATCTTCTGGGAATTTTTAAGCTTAACGGCTTGATTTACGGAATCGTTCTGGGTATTCGGCTCTGTTCTCTGATCCTGTTGATGCCCATGCTTACAATGACAACGCCCTTGAATCGTCTCGCCCTTGGAATGACAAGGATGGGATTGCCATACAAGGCAGCTTACATTATGACAACTACCATGAATATGGTCCCAATGTTTCAAAGCGAGATCCGGTCGATCCAGGAAGCACAGAAAATGCGCGGTATGACCGCTTTTGAGCACAAGAATGTCATTGTGAAAGCGAAGGCCTATCCCGCCCTCGTCACACCTCTAGTGATCGGTGGGATGCGTCGTGCCCAGCAAATGGGTATTGCCATGGATTCACGTGCATTCGGCGCATTTAAGAAGAAGACTTACGTTAGTGAGATCCGTACAAAACCAACAGACTGGGTCGCGCTTTTGCTGGTGTGTCTATATTGCGCCGCAATTATTACGGCCAACTACTATTTTTAA
- a CDS encoding amidohydrolase, with the protein MIYLKNIAFLVQDSDRVVQDVNLLVEGNRIRRIGSDIPVPGEGCLTIDCSDKVVAPGFVNLHTHLYQNMLKGVEDRLKIKEWCEEVTFPFVGVILEDAHSGDHRLSSFYGGLGAIEMLKSGITAFVDMDVLSDDLFSMWERIGIRGTGAIQAVDKWVPEAFTSSAEAMRAEIISTIERWHNKGLQRVAIAPSTPFTCTPDYLLWLRDTSEAYGLKTFCHVSETAWEVQESLRDTGLTPLQYLDSVGFLDYPFCAVHAVHFTEHERELAAERAVSICYNPKSNGKLGSGIAPIVDYLNRGLNVGLSTDGAASNDLLDMFEEMRFGSMLQKLKYEDPAALTAKQVYQMATENAAEIAGLDAGVLEEGKLADIVIMDTGAVHFAPVHDVIQQIVYCGKSSDVRNVIIDGKPVMMDGVIQTVSEEELVGEAIALAEDRQRTIPYGRLYTN; encoded by the coding sequence ATGATTTATCTTAAAAATATCGCTTTTTTGGTGCAAGATTCAGATCGCGTCGTCCAGGATGTCAATCTCTTGGTCGAGGGCAATCGAATCAGACGGATCGGTTCTGATATCCCGGTACCGGGAGAGGGATGCCTGACGATTGATTGTTCAGATAAGGTCGTTGCACCCGGTTTCGTGAACCTGCACACGCATTTGTACCAAAATATGCTCAAGGGCGTGGAAGATCGTTTGAAGATTAAGGAATGGTGTGAAGAAGTTACTTTTCCTTTTGTTGGCGTCATCCTCGAAGATGCCCACTCAGGCGACCATCGTTTGAGCTCTTTCTATGGCGGTCTCGGTGCCATTGAAATGCTGAAAAGTGGAATCACCGCTTTTGTCGATATGGATGTCCTCTCGGATGATCTTTTTTCCATGTGGGAACGCATTGGAATACGTGGTACCGGAGCGATTCAGGCAGTTGACAAATGGGTACCCGAAGCCTTCACTTCATCCGCGGAAGCAATGAGGGCTGAAATTATTTCAACGATTGAGCGCTGGCATAACAAAGGTTTGCAACGGGTCGCCATTGCACCCTCCACACCTTTTACCTGCACGCCGGATTACCTGCTTTGGCTTCGTGACACAAGCGAGGCATATGGGTTGAAAACCTTCTGCCACGTTTCGGAGACTGCCTGGGAGGTTCAGGAGTCGCTTCGGGATACCGGCTTGACACCCTTGCAGTATCTGGATTCAGTGGGCTTCCTGGATTATCCGTTCTGCGCCGTGCATGCTGTTCATTTTACCGAACACGAGCGGGAACTTGCTGCGGAACGTGCAGTCAGCATCTGCTACAACCCCAAGAGCAATGGCAAACTTGGCAGCGGTATCGCCCCGATTGTTGATTATCTGAACCGCGGCCTCAATGTCGGTCTCAGCACGGACGGGGCGGCCTCAAATGATTTGCTTGATATGTTCGAAGAGATGCGTTTTGGCTCAATGCTGCAGAAATTGAAGTATGAAGACCCGGCAGCTCTGACTGCCAAACAGGTATACCAAATGGCTACTGAAAATGCCGCCGAAATAGCGGGCCTGGACGCAGGCGTGCTGGAGGAAGGGAAGCTTGCCGACATAGTGATCATGGATACCGGCGCTGTCCATTTTGCACCCGTCCACGACGTGATTCAACAGATTGTATATTGCGGCAAATCTTCGGATGTTCGAAATGTCATCATCGATGGGAAACCAGTCATGATGGATGGCGTCATCCAGACTGTCTCCGAAGAGGAATTGGTCGGGGAAGCTATTGCCCTGGCCGAAGATCGCCAGAGAACGATCCCATATGGTCGTTTGTACACCAACTGA
- a CDS encoding methenyltetrahydromethanopterin cyclohydrolase, producing the protein MFSVNQRAVQIVKEKIIPNAEMLQCEVHQLKNGATVIDMGLFARGGYMAGKLFVEATIGDMGHVDFGRFTLGAIDLPSIDVYIDLPQTATLSSQFSGWDLSAGYEKGTLMPIGSGPARAIYKNDLGSIDWTYKDIHHETVFAAQTTDMPNEAMAEDVAKKCGLKPENVYILAATTGSLAGSIQVCSRSVEASMFCMLQKGFPLEAVISGMGICPIAPPTKDELSAMDRVNTALMYGCTVRYLVDCEDDEIEAFLKVAPFNISPRFGEHFIDLFEEGDRNFVEVDASIHTVACYEITNFKTGKTFRAGELREDMLARSFF; encoded by the coding sequence ATGTTTAGTGTCAATCAAAGAGCAGTTCAAATCGTCAAGGAAAAAATCATCCCGAACGCCGAAATGCTGCAGTGTGAAGTTCATCAGCTGAAAAATGGCGCGACCGTCATCGACATGGGTCTTTTTGCACGGGGGGGGTACATGGCCGGCAAGCTGTTTGTTGAGGCAACCATCGGAGACATGGGACATGTCGATTTTGGGCGCTTCACCCTTGGAGCAATCGATCTGCCCTCCATTGACGTCTACATCGACCTGCCTCAGACAGCTACCCTTTCGTCGCAGTTTTCCGGTTGGGACCTCAGCGCAGGTTATGAAAAAGGAACGCTGATGCCGATCGGCTCAGGCCCGGCGCGCGCTATCTATAAAAATGATCTGGGTTCAATTGACTGGACCTATAAGGATATTCATCACGAAACAGTCTTTGCGGCACAAACAACTGATATGCCAAACGAGGCAATGGCAGAAGATGTCGCAAAAAAATGCGGCTTGAAGCCCGAAAACGTTTACATTCTGGCGGCAACTACGGGTAGTCTGGCTGGTTCGATACAGGTCTGCTCGCGCTCAGTGGAAGCCTCCATGTTCTGCATGCTGCAAAAAGGATTTCCCCTCGAAGCAGTAATCAGTGGAATGGGAATATGTCCCATCGCGCCGCCAACCAAGGATGAGCTCAGTGCGATGGACAGAGTGAACACAGCCTTGATGTACGGCTGCACCGTCCGCTATCTTGTCGACTGTGAGGATGATGAAATAGAAGCCTTTTTGAAGGTGGCACCTTTTAATATCTCACCGAGATTTGGCGAACATTTTATCGATCTCTTTGAAGAGGGCGATCGAAATTTTGTTGAAGTCGATGCCAGCATCCATACCGTAGCCTGTTACGAAATAACCAACTTCAAAACGGGCAAGACATTTAGGGCGGGAGAACTCCGTGAGGACATGCTGGCAAGATCCTTCTTCTAG
- a CDS encoding ATP-grasp domain-containing protein, translating into MRVLVAGWSVRSPACSLHDAGYHVTAADAYGDADLKIRGIPVISLNEALQQRAHYDVLLYGSNAEALVESFPGKISGNSADTLRRLADIRAWFDFLDCAGIGFPPTWFSAAELPDHVQILEKNPSRHGGTGVRPWTGGKIPRGSILQEKQEAQSFSASFFASEGEVTLLGVTEQLGFDRKISETLHVPGYAYCGNILLRDWNEELLARLTSIARCLTREYHLVGLNGIDFIMGEDCEPLLLEINPRWCGSFELLERIPGFLPAIAQIEGQLPPVTDLPVGAVGKAVLYAPDSGVHVPSNSLEWLQDGMADVPMPGEIIKPQHPLCTVFAEADTRDACLNALLVKADLLYERLEKNHAC; encoded by the coding sequence ATGAGGGTGCTGGTCGCCGGCTGGTCAGTGCGAAGTCCGGCTTGTTCTTTGCATGATGCAGGATACCATGTCACCGCAGCGGACGCGTACGGGGATGCTGATTTAAAGATACGAGGCATTCCGGTTATTTCGCTTAATGAAGCATTGCAGCAACGAGCCCATTACGATGTGTTGCTTTATGGTTCAAACGCCGAGGCGCTGGTGGAATCATTCCCGGGGAAGATCAGTGGCAACTCAGCTGACACGCTCCGCCGCTTAGCTGATATCCGGGCTTGGTTTGATTTTCTGGATTGTGCGGGCATCGGGTTCCCCCCTACCTGGTTTTCAGCCGCTGAACTGCCCGACCATGTGCAGATTCTGGAGAAGAATCCTTCCCGGCACGGCGGAACCGGCGTGCGCCCATGGACAGGGGGAAAAATACCCAGGGGATCCATTTTACAGGAAAAACAAGAAGCCCAATCCTTTTCGGCCAGCTTCTTTGCCTCAGAGGGTGAGGTCACGCTTTTGGGAGTGACAGAACAACTGGGCTTCGATCGGAAGATCAGCGAAACTCTCCATGTGCCAGGATACGCCTACTGTGGAAATATTCTGCTTCGGGACTGGAATGAGGAGCTGCTCGCCCGTCTGACTTCCATCGCGCGATGCCTAACTCGGGAATACCATCTGGTTGGGCTGAACGGCATTGATTTCATCATGGGTGAGGACTGCGAACCGCTTCTGCTGGAGATCAATCCGCGATGGTGCGGTTCATTCGAATTGCTTGAGAGAATTCCAGGATTTCTTCCCGCGATTGCCCAAATTGAAGGACAGCTTCCGCCTGTCACTGACCTGCCGGTCGGAGCAGTTGGCAAAGCAGTGCTTTATGCTCCGGATTCGGGCGTGCATGTTCCTTCTAATTCGCTAGAATGGTTACAGGATGGAATGGCTGATGTCCCGATGCCCGGCGAGATAATCAAGCCACAGCACCCCCTGTGTACGGTTTTCGCAGAAGCTGACACCCGTGACGCGTGCCTGAATGCCTTGCTGGTGAAAGCAGATTTGCTTTACGAGCGACTGGAGAAGAATCATGCCTGTTGA
- a CDS encoding FAD-binding oxidoreductase, with the protein MKTEGVYDVAIIGGGVCGSAIAYNLAKAGVKVALLEKGGICSGTTGTNPGFCVLTYREDPIVMEMALRQRLEWNALAEDLKIDLEYVETGGLIPISNHRELDVLDHVAGNCRQWGLKEVALVTPERAVQQERALDPSQIIGALYCPWEGKINPFNLTIGMANMARQLGAEIFIEDEVIAMEVNGHEVKALETSQRKIKADLFVCAAGAWTADVAAQAGVDLPVLYERGEAMVSIPLPPLIRGMVTDGQLFAVGENPPDRVIGACLGQTVTGNIVIAQATTDVDNYDCSSTLDGPREVAQRVLKLFPKLDDLEILRMWGGIIAYTPDRAPLFGFPENRKNLLAVVGFHSAIGIAPVLGKMVSDIFSTGSAAYDVSAYSPLRFRSAEIR; encoded by the coding sequence ATGAAAACAGAAGGGGTATATGATGTTGCAATAATTGGAGGTGGGGTTTGCGGATCTGCTATCGCTTACAATCTGGCAAAAGCGGGAGTCAAGGTCGCATTATTGGAAAAAGGGGGGATTTGTTCAGGGACCACCGGAACAAATCCCGGTTTTTGTGTACTCACCTATCGGGAAGATCCCATAGTCATGGAAATGGCTCTGCGGCAGCGACTGGAATGGAATGCACTGGCAGAAGATCTTAAAATCGATCTGGAATATGTTGAGACGGGGGGGCTGATACCGATCAGCAATCACCGTGAACTGGATGTGCTTGATCATGTGGCCGGTAACTGCCGTCAATGGGGGCTGAAGGAAGTTGCGCTTGTGACACCTGAACGGGCTGTTCAACAGGAGAGAGCCCTCGATCCCTCTCAAATCATCGGGGCGCTCTATTGCCCTTGGGAAGGAAAAATTAATCCCTTCAACCTGACCATCGGCATGGCAAACATGGCCCGGCAACTGGGAGCAGAAATTTTTATCGAGGACGAAGTCATCGCAATGGAAGTCAACGGCCATGAGGTGAAAGCTTTAGAAACCTCACAACGGAAAATCAAGGCCGATTTGTTCGTATGTGCTGCAGGAGCGTGGACTGCTGATGTCGCGGCTCAGGCAGGCGTGGACCTTCCGGTTTTATACGAGCGTGGCGAGGCCATGGTTAGCATCCCACTCCCTCCCCTAATTCGCGGAATGGTCACGGACGGACAACTTTTCGCTGTTGGTGAGAATCCACCTGACAGGGTAATTGGGGCATGTTTGGGGCAAACTGTCACCGGGAACATTGTCATTGCCCAGGCGACCACCGATGTTGACAACTACGATTGTTCTTCGACGCTTGATGGTCCCAGGGAAGTCGCCCAACGTGTATTGAAACTCTTCCCCAAGCTTGACGACTTGGAAATTCTGAGAATGTGGGGAGGGATCATTGCCTACACCCCGGACCGTGCCCCCTTGTTCGGCTTTCCTGAAAACCGGAAAAATTTGCTTGCGGTGGTCGGGTTCCACAGTGCGATCGGAATTGCACCCGTTCTCGGCAAGATGGTTTCCGATATCTTCTCCACAGGCTCAGCCGCTTATGATGTGTCCGCTTATTCACCTCTTCGCTTCAGGTCCGCGGAAATACGATGA